From the Myripristis murdjan chromosome 14, fMyrMur1.1, whole genome shotgun sequence genome, one window contains:
- the znf346 gene encoding zinc finger protein 346: protein MAVVMPTEDFPYLPSGLAEVNKMIKEHGDLFSDSQCKVCSAVLISESQKLTHYQSKKHANKVRRYLCIQNDMEPTFKKFKSPSSDTDCNNGDTDRSKVCHVCNMTFSSAVVAESHYQGKVHAKNLRLKTIGPQTQTASQTAAPPPAQPKKKTVDETSGNSDNPDRFCSICQASFNNPLMAQQHYVGKKHKKQMTKLKLMETYGPSTTPASTVKGYPCTLCNIELNSVEQYQAHISGAKHKNQMKKSGMSTTENQEGAEQPFRGDNQYTAGENQYAAEENQYAAEENQYTAEENQYAAEENQYAGGDTEYSEEYQYT from the exons ATGGCCGTCGTGATGCCAACGGAGGATTTTCCCTACTTACCTTCGGGTCTGGCGGAGG TAAATAAGATGATAAAGGAGCATGGCGACCTGTTTTCTGACTCCCAGTGTAAAGTCTGCAGCGCTGTCCTAATTTCCGAGTCTCAGAAGTTGACACATTACCAG AGCAAGAAGCATGCCAACAAAGTGCGGCGTTACCTTTGCATCCAAAACGACATGGAGCCCACATTTAAAAAGTTCAAGTCACCATCGTCCGACACT GACTGTAACAATGGAGACACAGATCGGTCCAAGGTGTGTCATGTATGTAACATGACCTTCTCATCCGCTGTGGTGGCCGAATCTCATTATCAAGGCAAAGTTCACGCCAAGAACCTGAGACTGAAAACCATCGGCCCACAAACCCAAA CAGCGTCCCAAACGGCAGCACCACCACCAGCTCAGCCGAAGAAGAAAACTGTAGACGAGACGAGTGGCAACAGCGACAACCCTGACCGCTTCTGCTCCATCTGCCAGGCGTCCTTCAACAACCCGCTCATGGCTCAGCAACATTACGTGGGCAAGAAGCATAAAAAACAGATGACAAAGCTGAAACTGATGGAGACTTACGGCCCCTCGACAACACCAG CTTCCACAGTGAAGGGCTACCCATGCACCCTTTGTAACATTGAACTCAACTCGGTGGAGCAGTACCAGGCACACATCAGCGGTGCCAAGCATAAGAACCA AATGAAGAAATCGGGCATGAGCACTACCGAGAACCAGGAAGGTGCAGAGCAGCCATTTCGTGGAGACAACCAGTACACTGCTGGAGAAAACCAGTATGCTGCTGAGGAAAACCAGTACGCTGCTGAGGAAAACCAGTACACTGCTGAGGAAAACCAGTACGCTGCCGAGGAAAATCAGTACGCTGGTGGAGACACTGAGTACTCAGAGGAGTACCAGTACACCTGA